Part of the Enterobacter pseudoroggenkampii genome, AAATACTCCACGGTGCAAAACTGGTTCCCGGGCGACGGCAATACCGGCGGTATCCTGAACTTCGTCACCAAGCGTGCGCTGTGCGAAGGGGAAAATAGCAAGATGTCCTGGACCCAGTCAGAAACCGGCTCGGCCATCACCTGGAAATACCCAAGCTGCATTCTGCGCGGGGATAACTCCATCGGCGAGTTTTACTCGGTGGCGCTCACCAGCGGCCATCAGCAGGCCGATACCGGCACCAAGATGATCCACATTGGTAAAAACACCAAATCGACCATTATCTCGAAAGGCATCTCCGCCGGTCACAGCCAGAACAGCTATCGCGGGCTGGTGAAAATCATGCCGACGGCCACCAATGCGCGAAACTTCACCCAGTGTGACTCGATGCTGATTGGCGCAGATTGCGGGGCGCATACCTTCCCGTACGTCGAATGCCGCAATAACACGGCCCAGCTGGAGCACGAGGCGACCACGTCACGGATTGGGGAAGATCAGCTCTTCTACTGCCTGCAGCGCGGGATTAGCGAAGAAGACGCCATCTCGATGATTGTCAACGGCTTCTGTAAGGACGTGTTCTCTGAACTGCCGCTGGAATTTGCCGTTGAAGCCCAGAAACTCCTCGCCATTAGTCTTGAACACAGCGTCGGTTAAGGAAAGCACATGTTAAGCATTAAAGATTTACAGGTCAGCGTAGAAGACAAAGCCATCCTGCGTGGCCTCAATTTTGACGTCAAGCCGGGGGAAGTCCACGCCATCATGGGGCCGAACGGTTCCGGGAAAAGTACGCTTTCTGCGACGCTGGCGGGGCGCGAAGATTATGAGGTGACCCACGGCTCGGTCGAGTTTAACGGCAAAGATCTGCTGGAGATGTCGCCGGAAGACCGTGCGGGCGAGGGCATCTTTATGGCCTTCCAGTACCCGGTCGAAATTCCGGGCGTCAGCAACCAGTTCTTCCTACAGACGGCGCTGAATGCGGTGCGTAAGTATCGCGGGCTGGAGGCGCTGGACCGCTTCGACTTCCAGGATCTGATGGAAGAGAAGATTAAGCTGCTGAAAATGCCGGAAGATCTGCTGACCCGCTCGGTGAACGTTGGTTTTTCCGGCGGTGAGAAAAAGCGTAACGATATTCTGCAGATGGCGGTTCTGGAACCCGAGCTGTGCATTCTGGATGAGACCGACTCCGGTCTGGACATCGATGCCCTGAAGATTGTCGCTGACGGAGTGAACTCCCTGCGCGACGGCAAGCGCTCGTTTATTATCGTCACCCACTACCAGCGCATTCTGGACTACATCAAGCCGGATTACGTCCACGTGCTTTACCAGGGACGTATTGTGAAATCCGGTGATTTCACGTTGGTTAAACAACTGGAGGAGCAGGGTTATGGCTGGCTTACCGAACAGCAGTAATGCACTCCAGCAGTGGCACCGGCTGTTTGAAGCCCAGGGGGGCACGCGCTCCGAGCAGGCGCAGCAGCATCTTCAGCAAATGCTGCGTCTCGGGTTGCCGACACGTAAGCACGAGAACTGGAAATACACCCCGCTTGATGGCCTGCTGAACGCCGAGTTTGTGACCCGTCTGGCGGATCTCACCCCAGCACAGCGCGACGCGCTGGCCTTGCGTGTCGATGCCCTGCGCCTGGTGTTCGTCGACGGTCAGTTCCGTCCGGAACTGAGCGACACGGTTCAGGAGAGCGGCTTTGAGATTGAGATAAACGACGATCGCCAGCGCCTGAGCGCCCCGGTTCAGCCTGAGGTCTTCCTGCACCTGACCGAGAGTCTGGCCCGCAGCGTGACGCACATCCGCGTGAAGCGTAACCAGCGTCCGGCAAAACCGCTGCTGCTGATGCACATCACTCAGGGACTGGACGGCGATGAAATCAATACCGCGCACTATCGCCACCATCTGGAGCTGGCGGAGGGAGCAGAGGCCACGGTCATCGAACATTACGTCAGCCTCAATGAGACGCGTCACTTTACCGGATCGCGTCTGACGATGAATGTTGCCGCGAATGCGCAGCTTCATCATGTCAAGCTGGCGTTTGAGAATGCGCAGAGCCACCACTTTGCCCATAACGACATTGTCCTTGGCCAGGATGCCGCGGCGTACAGCCACAGCTTCCTGCTCGGCGGGGCGGTGCTGCGCCACAACACCAGCACGCAGCTTAACGGTGAAAACACCACGCTGCGCATCAACAGCCTGGCGATGCCGGTTAAATCGGAAGTGTGCGACACGCGCACCTGGCTGGAGCACAACAAAGGCTACTGCAACAGCCGCCAGCTGCACAAAACCATCGTCAGTGATAAAGGCCGCGCGGTGTTTAACGGACTGATTAACGTGGCGCAGCACGCCATTAAAACCGACGGGCAGATGACCAACAATAATCTGCTGTTAGGCCGCCTTGCGGAAGTGGACACTAAACCGCAGCTGGAGATCTACGCCGACGACGTCAAATGCAGCCACGGTGCGACGGTCGGGCGAATCGACGACGAGCAGATGTTCTACCTGCGCTCGCGCGGCATCGACCAGCAGGCGGCGCAGAAAATGATTATCTACGCGTTTGCCGCCGAACTGACGGAAGCGCTGCACGATGGTCAGTTAAAACTGCAGGTGCTGGATCGGATCGGTCAGCGCCTGCCTGGAGGCGAAGCATGAGTTTTCCCGTCGAGAAAGTACGGGCAGATTTCCCGGTTCTGACCCGTGAAGTAAACGGTCTGCCGCTGGCCTATCTGGACAGCGCGGCCAGCGCGCAGAAGCCGAATCAGGTGGTGGATGCGGAAGCCGAGTTTTATCGCCACGGCTACGCCGCCGTGCATCGCGGTATTCATACCCTGAGCGCCGAGGCGACCCAGCGGATGGAAAACGTGCGTACGCAGCTGGCCGCCTTCCTTAACGCCCGCTCGCCGGAAGAACTGGTCTTTGTTCGCGGAACCACCGAAGGGATTAACCTTGTCGCTAACAGCTGGGGCAACGCTCAGGTTCACGCGGGGGATAACATCATCATCACCCAGATGGAGCACCACGCCAATATCGTGCCGTGGCAGATGCTCTGCGAGCGCGTGGGGGCGCAGCTGCGGGTAATCCCGTTAAATGCCGACGGGACGCTGCAGCTCGAGCAGCTAGACGCATTGCTTGACGATAAAACGCGGCTGGTGGCGGTCACCCAGGTCTCCAACGTGCTGGGGACGGAAAACCCGGTGGCGGAGATCGTCGAAAAGGCCCACCATGCGGGCGCGAAGGTGCTGATTGACGGTGCCCAGGCGGTGATGCATCACGCGGTTGACGTCCAGGCGCTGGACTGCGATTTCTACGTCTTTTCAGGCCACAAGCTCTACGGGCCGACCGGGATTGGCGTGCTGTATGTGAAAGAAGATATCCTGCAGGCGATGCCGCCGTGGGAAGGGGGCGGGTCGATGATCGCCACCGTCAGCCTGACGGAAGGCACCACCTATGCGCGCGCGCCGTGGCGTTTTGAGGCGGGCACGCCCAACACCGGTGGGATTATCGGTTTAGGGGCGGCGATTTCTTATGTCTCCTCAATCGGCCTTGATAGCATTCAGGAGTACGAACAGCTGCTGATGCACTATGCGCTTGAGGAGCTTGCCAGCGTGCCGGATCTGACCCTCTACGGGCCTGCCGACCGGCAAGGGGTAATCGCGTTCAATCTCGGGAAACATCACGCCTATGACGTGGGCAGTTTCCTCGATAACTACGGCGTGGCGGTCCGTACCGGGCACCACTGCGCCATGCCGCTGATGGCGTTTTACCAGGTACCGGCAATGTGCCGCGCGTCGCTGGTGATGTACAACACAACGGAAGAGGTCGACAGGCTGGTGGCGGGGCTTAAGCGCATTCATCAGCTGCTGGGCTAACGGAGAGGCGAAAGATGGCAGAACTGCCGGACAAAGATAAACTGCTGCGTAACTTCTCGCGTTGCGCAAACTGGGAAGAGAAGTATCTCTATATCATTGAGCTGGGACAGCGCTTGCCGCCGCTCAGCGAAGAGGCGCATACCCCGGAGAACAGTATTCAGGGCTGTCAGAGCCAGGTGTGGATTGTGATGGCGCAGTCGGATGACGGCACTGTCGAACTGCACGGCGACAGCGATGCGGCCATTGTAAAAGGGCTTATTGCGGTCGTCTTTATTCTTTATCACCGGATGTCGGCGCAGGATATTGTCGCGTTTGATGTCCGCCCGTGGTTTGAAAAAATGGCCCTGACCCAACACCTCACCCCGTCTCGTTCCCAGGGACTGGAAGCGATGATTCGCGCCATCCGCGCCAAAGCTGCAATCCTTAGCTAGACTTACAGAACAGCATTCATTCTGTTTCGCGAGGTGGTTCCCGCCTCGCTGGTTTTTCAGCTTTCTGGCGTTCTGTCAGTGAATAAGGAATCTCAGCATGAAGCGCGCGTCTCTAATAACTCTATTACTCCTCAGTTCGCTCGGCGCCCTTAATTCGGCCCGCGCGATGGACTATCCGTTGCCGCCCGCAGGCAGTCGTCTGATTGGGCAAAATCAAACCTACACGATACAGGAAGGGGATAATAAGCTGCAGACCATCGCCCGTCGGTTTAATACGGCGGCACAGGTGATCCTGGAAACGAACAATACCATTGCGCCGGTAAACCCTGCGCCGGGAACCGTGATTACCATCCCGTCGCAGATGCTGCTGCCGGACACGCCGCGCGAGGGCATTGTGGTGAACCTCGCAGAGCTTCGGCTCTACTACTTCCCGCCGGGAGAAAACATCGTTCAGGTCTTCCCGCTCGGCATCGGACAGCTGGGGCTGGAAACGCCGGTCACGACCACGCGCGTGAGCCAGAAAATCCCGAATCCCACCTGGACACCTACGCCGGGCATCAGAGCACGCTCTCTGGAGCAGGGAATTAAATTACCTCCGGTGGTACCTGCCGGGCCCAATAACCCCCTGGGACGCTTCGCACTGCGTTTAGGCGTGGGCAATGGGGAATATCTCATCCACGGCACCAGCGCACCGGACAGCGTCGGCCTGCGGGTCAGCTCCGGCTGTATGCGGATGAATGCCCCGGACATCAAAGCCCTGTTCGAACAGGTGCGGGTGGGTACGCGGGTACAGATCATCAATGAACCCGTTAAGTTCTCTGTGGAGCCGGATGGTAAACGCTATATTGAAGTCCACCGCCCGCTGGCGCAGGCTGAGGGAGAAAACCCACAGGTCTCGCCCATTACCCATTCCGCAGACTTTGCGACCTTTGTTTCTCAGGCGGGAAGCGACAAGGCGCTGATTGATAAAGCCCTGTCACGTCGCGCCGGGATCCCGGTTATCGTGTCGTCAGGCAGCGGCCCGTCCGTGTTGTCGGTGCAGAACAGTCGGGTGTCCGCAGCGGTAGCGGAAGATGAAGGGGAGAAGGTGACGCAGTAGTGGTTTGACGCAGACAAAAAAAATGGCGCACAATGTGCGCCATTTTATTAACAGGTACTATTACTTACGGTATTTAGTAGCCTGGTTGTCCAGACGCTGGTTAGCGCGAGCTGCGTCGTCTTTAGCAGCCTGAACGTCGGAACGCATTGCGTTCACGTCGTTGCTCAGCTGGTCAACTTTAGCGTTCAGAGTCTGAACGTCAGAAGACAGCTGATCGATTTTAGCGTTGCTGGAGCAACCAGCCAGCAGAGTAGAACCCAGGATTACCGCGCCCAGTACCAGTTTAGTACGATTCATTATTAATACCCTCTAGATTGAGTTAATCTCCATGTAGCGTTACAAGTATTACACAAAGTTTTTTGGGTTGAGAATATTTTTTTGATGGGAATACACCTATTTTTGATCGTTCGCTCAAAGAAGCATCGAATCAGCCCTTTTCGGGCAAAAATCTAAGTAAAAAAAGGCATTTATCATCGGATTCATCTTAGATAATTCGCAATTAAATAGAAAAACCCGATTTGCAATTTGAATGACTTTGGCTAATGCGAGGAATAAAAAAAGCGCCCGGCGGGCGCTTTTTATCAAAATTAATTCGTTCGGGAATTATTACAGCACGTGAACAGATGCAGTATTGGTGGTTCCGCTTGGTACCAGCGCACCAGAAACCATGACCACAACGTCACCTTTCTGTGCCAGACCACGATCCACCAGCTCCAGCGCCACTTCTTTACCCAGACGGTAGAAATCATCCGTAGACGCGATCTCTTTCACCAGGTGAGGGATCACGCCTTTGCTCAGCACCAGCTGACGGGCAGTGGTTTCGTTAGTGGTCAGCGCCAGGATAGTCGCATCCGGGAAGTATTTACGCACCGCGCGAGCAGATTTACCGCCCTGGGTGGCAACCACGATCAGTGGTGCTTCCAGTTTCTCAGCCGTCTCTACAGCACCGCGGCATACTGCTTCGGTGATGCGCAGCTTGCGGCTGTCGTTGTTGTAGTCCAGACGGCTTTTCATAACGCGGTCGGTACGTTCGCAGATGGTGGCCATGATGGACACCGCTTCCAGCGGATATTTACCTTTCGCGGATTCGCCGGACAGCATAACGGCATCAGTACCGTCGAGGATGGCGTTTGCCACGTCGCCTGCTTCAGCGCGGGTTGGGCGTGGGTTTTTGATCATGGAGTCCAGCATCTGCGTTGCGGTGATAACCACTTTACGCGCGCGCACACATTTCTCGATCATCATCTTCTGCGCGAAGATCACTTCTTCGACCGGGATTTCTACGCCCAGGTCGCCACGTGCAACCATGATGCCGTCAGAGGCTTCGAGGATTTCGTCGAAGTTGTTCAGGCCTTCCTGGTTTTCAATTTTGGAGATGATCTGGATCTTCTCGCCGCCGTGGGCTTTCAGGTGCTCACGAATTTCAACCACGTCGGAGCGCTTACGGATGAAGGAGGCAGCAACGAAGTCAACGCCTTGCTCGCAACCGAAGATCAGGTCCTGTTTGTCTTTTTCAGCCAGGGCTGGCAGCGCGATGGAAACGCCCGGCAGGTTAACGCCTTTGTTTTCGCCCAGGTCGCCGTTGTTCAGCACTTTACAGATAACCTTGTTACCTTCGATCGCGGTGACTTCCATACCGATCAGACCATCGTCTACCAGCACGGTGTTACCGACG contains:
- the lpp gene encoding murein lipoprotein Lpp, with protein sequence MNRTKLVLGAVILGSTLLAGCSSNAKIDQLSSDVQTLNAKVDQLSNDVNAMRSDVQAAKDDAARANQRLDNQATKYRK
- the sufS gene encoding cysteine desulfurase SufS; translation: MSFPVEKVRADFPVLTREVNGLPLAYLDSAASAQKPNQVVDAEAEFYRHGYAAVHRGIHTLSAEATQRMENVRTQLAAFLNARSPEELVFVRGTTEGINLVANSWGNAQVHAGDNIIITQMEHHANIVPWQMLCERVGAQLRVIPLNADGTLQLEQLDALLDDKTRLVAVTQVSNVLGTENPVAEIVEKAHHAGAKVLIDGAQAVMHHAVDVQALDCDFYVFSGHKLYGPTGIGVLYVKEDILQAMPPWEGGGSMIATVSLTEGTTYARAPWRFEAGTPNTGGIIGLGAAISYVSSIGLDSIQEYEQLLMHYALEELASVPDLTLYGPADRQGVIAFNLGKHHAYDVGSFLDNYGVAVRTGHHCAMPLMAFYQVPAMCRASLVMYNTTEEVDRLVAGLKRIHQLLG
- the pykF gene encoding pyruvate kinase PykF, which encodes MKKTKIVCTIGPKTESEEMLTKMLDAGMNVMRLNFSHGDYAEHGQRIQNLRNVMSKTGKKAAILLDTKGPEIRTIKLEGGNDVSLKAGQTFTFTTDKTVVGNSEIVAVTYEGFTSDLSVGNTVLVDDGLIGMEVTAIEGNKVICKVLNNGDLGENKGVNLPGVSIALPALAEKDKQDLIFGCEQGVDFVAASFIRKRSDVVEIREHLKAHGGEKIQIISKIENQEGLNNFDEILEASDGIMVARGDLGVEIPVEEVIFAQKMMIEKCVRARKVVITATQMLDSMIKNPRPTRAEAGDVANAILDGTDAVMLSGESAKGKYPLEAVSIMATICERTDRVMKSRLDYNNDSRKLRITEAVCRGAVETAEKLEAPLIVVATQGGKSARAVRKYFPDATILALTTNETTARQLVLSKGVIPHLVKEIASTDDFYRLGKEVALELVDRGLAQKGDVVVMVSGALVPSGTTNTASVHVL
- the sufE gene encoding cysteine desulfuration protein SufE gives rise to the protein MAELPDKDKLLRNFSRCANWEEKYLYIIELGQRLPPLSEEAHTPENSIQGCQSQVWIVMAQSDDGTVELHGDSDAAIVKGLIAVVFILYHRMSAQDIVAFDVRPWFEKMALTQHLTPSRSQGLEAMIRAIRAKAAILS
- the sufC gene encoding Fe-S cluster assembly ATPase SufC, which encodes MLSIKDLQVSVEDKAILRGLNFDVKPGEVHAIMGPNGSGKSTLSATLAGREDYEVTHGSVEFNGKDLLEMSPEDRAGEGIFMAFQYPVEIPGVSNQFFLQTALNAVRKYRGLEALDRFDFQDLMEEKIKLLKMPEDLLTRSVNVGFSGGEKKRNDILQMAVLEPELCILDETDSGLDIDALKIVADGVNSLRDGKRSFIIVTHYQRILDYIKPDYVHVLYQGRIVKSGDFTLVKQLEEQGYGWLTEQQ
- the sufD gene encoding Fe-S cluster assembly protein SufD, with protein sequence MAGLPNSSNALQQWHRLFEAQGGTRSEQAQQHLQQMLRLGLPTRKHENWKYTPLDGLLNAEFVTRLADLTPAQRDALALRVDALRLVFVDGQFRPELSDTVQESGFEIEINDDRQRLSAPVQPEVFLHLTESLARSVTHIRVKRNQRPAKPLLLMHITQGLDGDEINTAHYRHHLELAEGAEATVIEHYVSLNETRHFTGSRLTMNVAANAQLHHVKLAFENAQSHHFAHNDIVLGQDAAAYSHSFLLGGAVLRHNTSTQLNGENTTLRINSLAMPVKSEVCDTRTWLEHNKGYCNSRQLHKTIVSDKGRAVFNGLINVAQHAIKTDGQMTNNNLLLGRLAEVDTKPQLEIYADDVKCSHGATVGRIDDEQMFYLRSRGIDQQAAQKMIIYAFAAELTEALHDGQLKLQVLDRIGQRLPGGEA
- the ldtE gene encoding L,D-transpeptidase LdtE, translated to MKRASLITLLLLSSLGALNSARAMDYPLPPAGSRLIGQNQTYTIQEGDNKLQTIARRFNTAAQVILETNNTIAPVNPAPGTVITIPSQMLLPDTPREGIVVNLAELRLYYFPPGENIVQVFPLGIGQLGLETPVTTTRVSQKIPNPTWTPTPGIRARSLEQGIKLPPVVPAGPNNPLGRFALRLGVGNGEYLIHGTSAPDSVGLRVSSGCMRMNAPDIKALFEQVRVGTRVQIINEPVKFSVEPDGKRYIEVHRPLAQAEGENPQVSPITHSADFATFVSQAGSDKALIDKALSRRAGIPVIVSSGSGPSVLSVQNSRVSAAVAEDEGEKVTQ